CGATTGCAATAAGGGTTACTTGATACCGATAAATTAAGCGTAACATGATTTTTTCGGCATCTTGAGTGGCTTTTTTGGGTGGAGTCGGATACATCACATCTCCCTCTAAATAAGTTCCTAACTCATTGATTACGGCAATTTTGCATCCAGAAGCAAATCCCGGGTCAATTCCCATAACAATGTGACCAGCTAAAGGCGGCTGCATCAACAAACTTTTTAGGTTTTGAGCAAAAATTGTAATTGCATGTTTATCAGATACTTCCGTTAAATTACTGCGGATTTCTCTCTCCAATGAAGGATATAAATAACGATTTAAGCCTAACTTAATGCCTCCATGCCACGTCTCTTCAAATAGTAGGTTAGATGATACTTTTTCTTGCTGAATTATTTGCTGAAGTAGAAACTCTGAATCTCCGGTTATTTTTACAGATAAAACCCCCAAAGACTCGCCCCTATTTAGAGCTAAAATCTGATATGGCTTGATTCGTTTTAAATTACATTGAAATTCATGATAAATTTCAAATTTGGTAGCTTCTTTGTGCTCTGTATCTTTGACGGTGCTGGAAACAGTTCCATAATCCTGCAAGTGCTTTCTAACCAAAGCCCTATATGCGGTATTTTCGGTAATTTCCTCTGCAATAATGTATTGTACGCCATCTAAGGCTTCTTTTTGGGTGCAAATATCTCCTTTTAAAAAGGGATAAACGATTTCTGTGGGGTTTCCGGTGCGTGCTGTTTTTACAATTTCAACTAACGGGCCTAATCCGTTTTCTAAGGCAATAACGGCTTTTGTTTTCCTTTTTACTTTGAAGGGGAGGTATAAGTCCTCCAAAATAGTAGCATCTTCACAATTTTCTATTTGAAGTTGGAGTTCGGGGGTGAGTTTGCCTTGCTCTGTAATTGATTTCAGAATGGTTTTTTTTCTGTCTTCTAACTCCTGAAAGTAGTTAGAGAGCTTGATAATTTGGCGGATTTGCTCTTCATCTAAGCCGCCGGTTTGGGCTTTGCGGTATCGGGCTATAAAGGGAACAGTAGCCTCCTGTTCTATGAGGTTTAATACGGATAGAATATTTGCCGTAGGCAAAGAAATCTGCTTGGCTATTTTAATAGCGAGGTCTTGTATTTCCATAAATCTTCCTATTTGCTAAATTAATTTAGCAGGATACAGGTTTTTGTATGATGATTTTGTATTTATTTAGAGGCCGAGGTTGCCTAAGTTTAAGCCGGGGATGTTGGGTAGGTTCATATCTCCCAGAATATTTTGGGTAAAATGCCCCATCTCTTGCTGGTGGCGTTCTTCGGCAAGAGTTAAGGCTTTATTTAAGGCGGTGCATAATAAATCTTCTAAACCCTCTTTATCACCGGACGTTAAAAGTTCTTGATTAATAGTAATTTGCTTTACTTTTTTTGAGGCAGACATCTTTACATGAACCATATTTCCGCCTGCTTCGGCCTCCACAAAGATCTCGTCTAAGTGAGCTTTTGCCTTCTCCATATCTTGTTGCATTTGGCTAACCTTGCCAAACATATCTGCAAAATTCATCGTGAATAATTTTTCGGTAAAGTTACAAAGTTTAAATACATTTTGTTCAGAGAATTTTCTTTCTCTTTGGAATAATACAGCATTTTGGGAAGTTCGTTAATTCAGTGTTATTGCTAAAAAGGGTTATTCTATTTTTCTTTTTCCGTTAAATAAATAGCTTACTGACAGCCAAAAAGCGCGGTTATAAATCTTTATTTCATGCTTATTACCGCTTATTATGTAGCCATTAGCACTTTGAAAGATGTCAAAAAAACCATGCGTATATTTTGCACCAATGGATAAACTATAGGGAAGTTGATATGCTAAACCTACCTCAATTCCAAAATCCATTTTTTGTAGATATTTTGATTTGTCTTCAAATTGACTTGGATTGCCAAAAATACTGTGGTCAATAAAGGTCTTTCCGGTTTCATCTTTTCGATTTATTTGGGCATCTATCAATGCACTGATATAAGGCCCTGTATAAATCTGAACACCTTTGAAATAAAGTGTAGGGCTGATTGGGAAAAAGTCTAAATAATAGGTTTTAAATTGTGCAGAATAGTTTCCGTTGATGCTGTCAGTTAGGGTTACGCCTGCACCTTTCTGGTTAAAAAGTAGTTCATGTTTGAGGTAAAGATGTTTTTCGATTTTTGTATCCACCCAAATTCCAAGATGAAAGGCTGGTTGAAAGTTTGTCTCGTTATTGGCAAAAACGTAATCAATATCACTGCCATAAATATTGGATAAGCTAAAGCCTGCTTTTATGCCCCATAAAACGCTGCCGCTTTTAAATAAAGTATTACGAAATTTTGTTGTAGTGTCAATTTCTGTATTTTGTTTTGGATTTTGGGTTTCGGGTTTGTTTTGTGCGAATACAAAACTGCAACAGCAAAAAGCAATAAGTATGTTGGTTATCTGTTTCATTTTGCTGATTTTTTAAAAGTTAATATCCCAAATGCCGGCTGCTCTTTCTAACTCCACCAAAGCGGCAGCATAGGAATAAAGCGTTTGATAATAATCTTGCTGTACTTCGTTAAATGTTCTTTGTGCGTTTAACACTTCAAGTAGCGAAGTTTCACCCCGTTTGTAACTGTATATTTTTCCGTCTAAGACCGCTTGGGCTTCTGTAAGCAAGCCTGTGTTAAATTGCTGCACCTGTTTTTGCATAGAGAGATAATTAAAATAGGCTTGTACTACCTCATCTTGGATCTGTAATTCAATTTGTCGGTATTGGGTTTCTGCCTGCAAGCTACTGTAATAAGCTGTTTTGAGTTCACCCGGATGGTTATTAGAAAACTTTAGCGGCACAGAAATGCCTATGCCTACCTGTGCATAAGAGGGTGTTGGGGCAATAATGTTTCTATCATAAGAAGAGTAGGTTATACCAGTGGCAATCCCTAAGTCAATTATCCGGTTTGCTTTGGCTAATTGTAAGATGTGTTGCGATATATTTTTGTTTTGTAAGGCCACGGATAGGTCAGCGCGGTTATTTTGTGCCGTTATTACTAAATCGGATAAAATGAAGTTTCGTTCAAACTTAGAAAAATCACCTTGCGGTAAAAATAGTGTGTCGGTTTGCTTTACCCCTAATAACAACCAAAGGCTGATTAATGAGTTTTTAAATTGTGCATCTGCCTGATACACGTTGTTAAGCATCATTCCGGCTTCTAATTTACTTTGTCTTGCGTCCACTTGTGTGATTGAGGCCAATTTAAACCGGATACTGTCAGATTGAGCCAATTTGCTCATTTGCAGATATGAATTAGATAATATATCCAGCAGCAAATTATCTTTCATTGCTGCTAAAAAACCAAGTGTGGCATCTGCCCGAAGGTTGCGGAAATAATCTTGTAATAAATAGTGGGCAAGTTCTGCTTGGCTATTTGCTAAGTTAATCCTTGCCTTGCGTTTGCCCCCCAACTCCAATGTCCAATTAAGCCCTGAATTAAACCCGTAGCCCATATTCATCCTTCGCTGTCCATTATCAAAATAGCCAAAAATAATTTGAGGGTCAGGAAAGATTTTAGCAGTTTCTATCTGCGCATTGGCAATATTGATATTGAATTTTTGTGCCGCATAATTCAAATTATTTTTTCCAACTAATGCTAAATAGTCAGTGTAATCAATTTTAATTTGTACAAAAGAGGTATCAATAAATTCAGGTTTGTTTTGTGTAAATGCTTTTGCCACAAAAAGGCATATACACAATATAAATAAAGTTCTTTTCATCCTTCAGAAGATGTCTCGATGCCAAAATTATTGCCAAATTTCTTTTCCAGCAAATAATAGACTTTAGATAAGTTAATGTTTTATGAGAACAAAGATATTAATAAAAACAGAAATAGTTTGCTCAATAGAATAAAAAGATGATTAGCTATGTGCTCCAGTATGGCAAAATCAAAATCAGCCTTCAAAATAGGCAAAGGAAAGTTAGTAAATCAAACAAGTATAACAGAAAGTGACTTTGAATATTTGTTACCGTCTATTTTCGGCAGAATACTCTTTGAATGAGCTCGGCTACCCGTTGGTCATCTTCTATAATTAAAATTTGTATTTCAGCTATTTTTTTACAAAAATAACTACCTGTTGGCTCTATCTATGAGCTAAAATTTATAGTTATAGCCTAACCGAATTACCTGTGTTTCGTAGTAGTCTGCACTGGTGTAGCTAAATCCATTCCCCTGAATCTCTTTTTTGATGACCATTGTGTTTAATAAATCAGTTGCATTGAAAAATAATTCTCCTTTACTTTTTTGGATAGATTTTTTTAGCCCTAAATCCAACGAAAAACGTTGTCCGATTTTTCCTTGCGGAATGATGTCAGGTGCTAAATAAACGGCTATTATTTGCAATTCAACTTTTTTGGGTAAATGGAAGTTATTGTTTAGCTTTACGTTACCTGAAAAAATTGTCTGTTTTTCGGCAGAAAAAGTATGGGGAATAGGATAAAGGTTTTCTATTGAGAAAGCATTGATTTGGCTGCGATAAATAGTTGCATTGACGTTGAATGAATACCATTTGGCAGTTTCCTGGTTTAGTATAAATTCCATACCTGTATTGTAGCTTTTTCCTGCATTTTGAAATATGGCGTAAATTAAAGTACTGTTCGGAACAATGGTTGAAATTCGTGTAATGGTTGCGTTTGCAAAGCGATAATATGCTGCCGAATAAAAATAGCCGTTTTCCCAACTTGTTTTATACCCCAATTCAAATGAGTTGGTAAACTGTGGGCGTAATGCAGGATTACCGACTTTGATAATTTCTGCATCATCATATTTTGGGAAAATGCGAATGTCCACTTCATTTGGCCTATCTACTCTTCGGTTGTAAAAAAGTGAAAATTTATGGTGGTCATTAATTTTGTAAGCTAAACGAAAATTTGGAAATGGCTGAGTATAGTCATAACCACTACTTTTGTAGGTATTGTGATTGGGATTTACTTCATAATTGATATTTACATATTCGATTCTTAAACCTAATTCAGCTTCCCACTTGGCGTTTTCCAGAACATAGTTTCCATATAACGCCGGTATCACTTCTTTGTAAGTTGCCCAGCCGCCAGCACCCATATCTAAAACCGAATTTATTCCGGCAATAAAATTCATATTTGTTGGGATAATCCTATTCCTCAATTTTACACCTGTTTCAATTCTTCCATATTTCAAGGGTTGTATATAATCGACATTAAAATCATAAACTTGTTCATCAGATAATAGCTTAAAAGCGTCTGTCCCTGTTGAATTTGGCAAATAATTATCATAAAAATACTTTTCATCTTCTCTGTGAAAAGTATAATTAAACCCAGCATTTAACAAATGTCCGGCTTCTTTAAATTTATGCTGGTAAATTGCTGAGGCCATTATGGTTGTTTTTAGTTCATCTTCTAAAAACTGCCAGAGGCGAAGCCGTGTTGATAAATCCGCGTTAAAAAAAGGCTGGTCTCCTCGGTCAGTTATTTTTTCACTTCCAAACAAACCCGAGACAGTTAAGGTATTTTGGTCGTTAATATACCAATCAATTCCCGCTTTTGAAGTAAAAAAGTTCGTATTCCTGTTTCGTTTTAATTGTTGTTTGATAATTGTTTTATCATCATAAGTTCTGGCTACAAATTCGTTTTTGTTCAGCGTTTGCGTGTATAAGTTATCGGCCTGAAAAAAAACGTTTGTTTTTCTTTTTCTGTAATTGAAAGAGAGGGATGGGTTTATCTTTGGTGTAAAAGTATATTGTGGCCTGATGGTTGGTAAATTTTCTTTACGCACCCACAAAGCTCCTAAGCCCGTTGTGAAGCCAGCTTTTCCATTAAAGCCATCTTGTTTGTTTTTTTTCATTATAATATTGATAATTCCGGCATTACCGTTGGCATCGTATTTTGATGAGGGGTTGTTTATGATTTCAATTTTTTCGATGGCAGAGGCGGGGATGTTATCTAATCCGGTTTGGCTACCGAAGCCGGTCATTGCAGTTTGTTTACCGTCAATCAAGATAATTACTTTTTCGTTGCCTCTTAGCTGCACTTTTCCGTCCTGAACCGTAATGCTGGGTAAGTTTTGCATGATTTGCAAGACAGAGCCCCCTCCCTGGCTAATATTATCATCAACAGAATACGTTTTTTTGTCCATTTTTTCACTTACGTCATCTGCTTTTCCGGTTATCACAATTTCTTCTAAGGTTTTATTTTCTTCTTCCAACTCAATAGTTGCTATATTCAGAAACGCTGAGAGATTTCCTACAAAAAGTGCTTGTTTTTTAGTAGTATAACCGATGTAAGAAAGTTCCAGAAAATAATTATTGGGTTTGATACCTGTAAGGGTAAATCTTCCTTCATCGTCTGTAATGGTGCCGGTTACGAAGGAACTATCTTTTTCGGCTTTCAAAACAACATTTACAAATGGCAAAGCGGCTTTCTCATTTTTGTCTTTTACGACTCCCGAAAGTGTAATAGATGATATTTGGGCTGAAGAAATACTGGTTGAAAATAAGAGCAACATGTTGAGTACAAGTGTTGCTCTTAATAACGTTTTAGTCATTGTCGTTTTCTGGTTCTTCTTTAATAAAATTTCCGTTGCTGTCAAAAATCAAGTCTTTTCCTTTTACCTCTGCTTCGTATGTAACAACACCTTTGCTGCTGGTAATTTTTGTAGCTTCTTTGATTTTTTGCCCTGCGTAGTTTTTAGTAATGTAATCTTTCACTTTTGCAGGTAGCGCATCAACTTTGATTTCTATTTCTGTTTCTAAAATATTTCCTGAAGCGTCAATCAAAAGCGAATAATCAGTTTCATTAACTTCAAATTCTGCTTCGTAATTGCCTTTTTCTTTTTCCCATTTCAACTCCTTTGCGTTGGGGTAGTTTTTTTGTAATGCTGATTTTACAACTGCCGGAACTTCTTTGTCCGAAATTTTTTGTGCGTTGGCGGATAATACTGTGAACATTACGCTCAATAAAATTACTGTCTTTTTCATTTTCTTAAAATTTTAAATTTAATAAGGCAAAGGTGCAACCTGATTTAGAAGAAATTTAGAATTTGCGTAGCAATCACAAAAATTTTATTGTAAACGAATGAAACCCGTTTTCAAAAGCGTAGCTGATTTGCCATTGATAACGGTTGCAAATTTCTTTCACTATCGCCAACCCTAAACCGCTGTTGGTATTTTGTGAAGATGCAACAGCAAAACGTTCAAATAATTTTTCGTTGTTCAATGCTGTTTTTCCTGTGTTGGAAACTGTTAGTGTTTTGTTCGGAAAATCAATATCTGCACTGAAAGAAGTTGAAATGTTGATTTTTCCGTTTTCAGAATTGTGAATAATGGAATTGATAAGCAAATTACTGACCAGAATTTCAAGTAACGTTTTGTTGCAAACAACCGATAATTTTTCAGCAAAGGCTTGTCCCGAGCTTGTCGAAGAACCTTTATCTACAATAATTTGCTTTGTTGTAATATAGTCAGACAACAATTCAAGTGTTTCGTTTATTACTTCGGTTAGTTCAATAGTTTCAACTTCTGAAAACTGTTTGTTTTCAATCTTTGCTAATAACAACAAGTTTTTATTTATTCTTGTCATTCGTGCCAGTGGTAAATCAATTGCAGTTAGCAATTCTGCTTGTTCGCTTGTAATGTTTTTGTTTTGTAACAATAAATTTAACTTTGATTTTAAAATCGCCAATGGCGTTTGTAATTCGTGTGAAGCATTTTCAATAAATGTTTTTTGTTGGTTGTAAACTGAAATATTTTTATCAATCAGTTTTTGTAACGACTGATTTAGCTCTTCAAATTCTTTAATGTTTGTTTTATCAAATGAAATACCTTGTCGTGTAGTTAAGTCAAACGATTTTAGTTTTTCAAGGGTGCTGTGGAATGGTTGCCAAATTTTCTTTGAAAAGCGATTGGTAACAAAAATTAAAACACCTAATAATAAGCCAATTAAAACAACAAAAACGACGGCAATGCTTTCAATTAAATCTTCTGTTTCAACTAAACTAATTCGGGCAGTAAAAATGTATGGTTTATTTTCAATCACAATAGGTGATTGCATTACTCTATAGGGCTCTTTTTCATCATCAAGCACATCGAAAAAATCTTTGTAGAAATAAGCAGTATGCTGATTGGTATAAATATCACTCGGCTCTATTTTCATATCTCGGTTGTATTTATTCCAACTCTCAATTTCCGATTGTTTGAAATTTGGTAAATAATAATGTTTAAACTCTTTTTTGTACAAGTGCAATGTTTCATCAATATCATTTATGTATAAATAGACCATTGAAAAATAAAAGATTGGTGCAGCAACAAGTAAAACGATGATACTTGATACTATATAAACAAAAAATGTTCTATTTAAAAGTTTTACGCTTCCCATTTGTAGCCTGTTCCATAAATTGTTTTGATATAATTGCCGTAGCTCGCTTCTGTTAATTTCTTTTTTAGGTTTTTAACGTGGGCATAAACGAAATCATGATTATCAAACATATCGGCAATGTCGCCCGACAAATGTTCTGCCAATGCACTTTTTGAGATCACTCGGTTTTTATTTCCGATAAAAAACAGCAATAAATCCAATTCTTTTTTCGTCAATGAAATCTCAAATTCGTTCACTTTTACTGTCTTAGCTAACAAGTCGATCGTTATTTCGTTTTGCTGAATGATATTTGAACTGTTAAATTGTTTCCTGCGAATAATGGAATGTATTCTTGCTGAAAGTTCTGAATGATGAAACGGTTTTGCCAGATAATCGTCTGCCCCAATTTGTAACCCTTTTACTTTGTCTTCAATAGAATTTTTTGCAGAAATGATAATTACGCCGTCCTGTTTATTTTGCTGCTTTAAAAGTTCTAAAAGGTCAAGCCCGCTTCCGTCTGGAAGCATTAAGTCCAACAAAATACAGTCATATTGATAAACAGAGATTTTATCGGTTGCTTGATTGTAGGTTTCCGCTACTTCACACACATAGTTTTGTCCCGATAAGTATTTTACAATGTCTTGTGCTAATTCTTTTTCATCTTCTACAATCAAAATTTTCATTCGCCAAATTTACCATAGAAATCATGAACGCAAAGTTTATATGTAATTAATTATCTGATTTTCAATGGTTCTTTTGATAGTTTTTTCAGAAAAATCCTTCTGTTTATAACCTCAAATGAACTTCGATAAAGATTTAAAAAAACACCTACAAATAGATATTTTTTTGTGTGTAGAGGCTCTAATAATCCTTACATTAAGGGTTAATTTTTATAGATAATATGCTGATAACAAGGGGATTTCTGTACTCTGTTATAGGCTAATCAGTCGTATTCATTTGGTTCAACGTGGATTAAGACGTGCCCTAACTGTGGTATTTCGCTACGCAAGGTATCTTTGAGTTTGTGGGCGATTTCGTGTCCTTTTTTTACGGTAATATTAGCGTTTACGATTGCGTGTAGGTCCACGTGATATTTCATTCCTGCTTTTCTGATAAAACATTTTTCAGTTCCGGTAACGCCCTCAACTGTTAGGGATACTTTTCTGATGTCTTCAACGAGGTCATCATATAAATGTTCGTCCATTATTTCGCCAAGTGCAGGTCTAAAAATTTTATAGCTATTGTAAAATATAAATCCGGAGGCAAATAAGGCTGCCCAATCGTCTGCTGTTTCGTAGCCTTTACCAAAATATAAGGCAATAGAGATGCCAATTAGCGCAGCAACGGAGGTGATAGCATCACTTCTATGATGCCACGCATCCGCTTTTAGCGATGAGCTATTTGATTCTTTGGCTTTTTTCATTACTATTTGAAAAGAGATTTCTTTCCAAATAATCAGCGGGATGAGCACAAATAGTGTCCAGAACTTGGGGAGGTCGTGTGGTGTTCCGATATTTTGTATGCTTTCGTAGGCAATTACGGTTGCAGATGTAATCAGGAAGCCAACTACTAAAAAAGTGATTAAGGGTTCAGCGCGCCCGTGCCCATAAGGGTGGTCTTTATCAGCCGGCTTGTTGGCATATTTAAGCCCAAATAAAACTAAGAAAGAAGAAAAAATATCCGTAGTGGACTCTATTGCATCTGCAATAAGTGCATAAGAGTTTCCGAAAAAACCGGCAAGTCCCTTTATAATAGCAAGACTTATATTTCCCAGAATACTAAAATAGGTTGCTTTTATCGCTGTTTGTTCGTGAGAGATAGCCATTTTTATATTACAGTTAATAATTAAATTACTGAATATCAACATTTTATATTGATATTCAGTAATTTAATTATTTAGAGATGAAGTTATGCACTAAAAACCCAAATTTAGTAATTTGTTTCTGAATGCGTTTTACGAAGCCTGTTTTTATTTTTATCAAAAATCAGAATTTATAGGAGAAGCCAACGCCGAGGATTTCTTTAAATTGTGTTCTGGGGCCCAATACATCCGGTTTGCCGTCTCCGTTGGTATCTATAATGATGTTAATATCATTATCATACAAGAGATGGGTAGTTAGGTTGACGGATATATATTTATTTACTTTCAGGGCGATTAGGGTTTCCCAGCTAATATCTATATTTTCCGGGTGGTATAGATAGTTTGAAAATAAATCGAGTTTGGTGGTAAAGGAAACGTTTTTCAGGAACTCATTTTTAAAGTCATTTTTAGAGAAAATCAATCTCAGATAGCCTCCCAGTTCAATTCTGGATTTTTTACCTTTGGTAAGAACATTGCCCAGGGTGTCATAAGTTGCTTTTTCGACTCCAAAAGATCCGGCATTTGCAAGCGTTTGGTCATTTACGAGGGTGATTTTGGTGGTTATTGGTGCTATGAATAAGCTGAAATAACTAATTGGCTTGTAATCAAGCCCAATAGCTCCAATAATATAGGCAGGGGCAAATAAGGTTGAGATTTTTATGGAATCGTTTGGATAATTGTATCCGGGTGTCATTTGGGTTTTGAAGTTTAAGAGCCCTGCGTAATACCAATGATTGCTAAAAGCCTGCCTTCCATATTTAGACAGAAGGTCAATTTTATCATCTGTTTTTATGAATTTTGCGTTTTTTCCTTGTTTTAGGAGGCCATAGCCAAGGTCAAGGGAATTATCCCAAGCTGATTTTTCTTTTTTGTAATTGGCAAAGACACTCAGGAGGCTGTTTATGGAAATGGAGTTATCCCCTCCTGCTGCCCAATTGGTTAAGGAGGTTTGAGCAAGATTAATGGCGAGTATTCCGCCTTTTCGCCATCCTTGTGTGGTATCTGCTGATTGGGTTCTTAGATTTTTTTCTTTTTCGGTTGTCTGCGCAAAAACTGTTAATGAAACGCTGGTTATAGTAGCTAATAAGAATATCTTTGTAGTCATGTAGTTGATTTTCGACTATATTAAAGTTGAATTTTGAAGTCTATAACTATTCTGGGATAGATTTAGTTTTAAAAAAATCGTTTAGCTTAGTTTTTTTCTGCGATCCAGAGCATCGGGTCAATGGGAGTTTTGTCTTTGTAGAGCAAAAAATGAAGTTTGGTATCACCTGTTTCATACTCGGTTTTAACGATTCCTATTGGTTGGAGAGCGTCTATTTCCTGGCCAACGGTTACGGAGGTTTCTTTTAGGTTTGCATATACGCTTCGATACACACCATGTTGGATAATGATAATTTTTCCGTGCATGGGGATTGTGCTAACGGCGGTTACTTTTCCGGAAAAGATTGCTCGTATGGTCATGTCTTTGGAAGTAGAGATATAAACGCCGTTATTATTAACTTTACCGCCTGAGGCTACTTCATTTACGCCAAAGGTTTCTGTAATAACCCCTTTGTTACTGGGTAAAGGCCAAGGTAATTTCCCTTTATTTTTTTCAAATTGCTCTGAAAGAGGGTTCAATATATCTTTTTCATCTGCTTTTTTTGACTTAGCTATTTCTTCTCGAATTATTTTTTCGATAGCTTCCTGTACTTGAGCTAATGATTTTTGGTGTTCTCTAAGTTTTTCTCTGTATTCTCGTTCTTTTTTTCTTAATTCAAGGTATAAGTCATCTTTATCTTTTTTGGACTGAACTAATTTATCGGCTTCTTGCTTTCTTCTACCCAAAAGTTTTTCTTTTTGGGCTTTTTGGGTGTTAATTTCATCTTTTTTTTCATAAAGATAGTGTTGCGCACGCCTTAGTAGGGATATTTGCTGGCTTCGGTATTTGCTTACTTCTTTAAAATACATCATTCGGTAGTAAGCTTGTTTAAAACTTTCAGCACTTAAAATCCACAGTAAAATAGATAGGTTATTTTGGGTTTTATAGATGCGATAAGCCATTTTGCCATATTGTTCTCGAATTTTGATAATATCTTGCTCCATAGCTCCCACAACGGAATTGGTGCTGGCTATTTCTACGTCCATTCTGCCCATATCTAATTCAATATTAGAGATTAGGCGTTCCCGTAGGGAAATTTGTTTTTTGAGCAGTGCTATATCATTTAAAGATTGAGAACGGCTGTTACGTGTTTCGTTAATCAGTTGATTGGTAAGCGTAACCTCCTGCTCTATTCGTTCTCGCTCTTTTTCAAGAAGTTGTCTGTTTT
This genomic window from Bacteroidia bacterium contains:
- a CDS encoding TonB-dependent receptor family protein, with the protein product MTKTLLRATLVLNMLLLFSTSISSAQISSITLSGVVKDKNEKAALPFVNVVLKAEKDSSFVTGTITDDEGRFTLTGIKPNNYFLELSYIGYTTKKQALFVGNLSAFLNIATIELEEENKTLEEIVITGKADDVSEKMDKKTYSVDDNISQGGGSVLQIMQNLPSITVQDGKVQLRGNEKVIILIDGKQTAMTGFGSQTGLDNIPASAIEKIEIINNPSSKYDANGNAGIINIIMKKNKQDGFNGKAGFTTGLGALWVRKENLPTIRPQYTFTPKINPSLSFNYRKRKTNVFFQADNLYTQTLNKNEFVARTYDDKTIIKQQLKRNRNTNFFTSKAGIDWYINDQNTLTVSGLFGSEKITDRGDQPFFNADLSTRLRLWQFLEDELKTTIMASAIYQHKFKEAGHLLNAGFNYTFHREDEKYFYDNYLPNSTGTDAFKLLSDEQVYDFNVDYIQPLKYGRIETGVKLRNRIIPTNMNFIAGINSVLDMGAGGWATYKEVIPALYGNYVLENAKWEAELGLRIEYVNINYEVNPNHNTYKSSGYDYTQPFPNFRLAYKINDHHKFSLFYNRRVDRPNEVDIRIFPKYDDAEIIKVGNPALRPQFTNSFELGYKTSWENGYFYSAAYYRFANATITRISTIVPNSTLIYAIFQNAGKSYNTGMEFILNQETAKWYSFNVNATIYRSQINAFSIENLYPIPHTFSAEKQTIFSGNVKLNNNFHLPKKVELQIIAVYLAPDIIPQGKIGQRFSLDLGLKKSIQKSKGELFFNATDLLNTMVIKKEIQGNGFSYTSADYYETQVIRLGYNYKF
- a CDS encoding RNA-binding transcriptional accessory protein, giving the protein MEIQDLAIKIAKQISLPTANILSVLNLIEQEATVPFIARYRKAQTGGLDEEQIRQIIKLSNYFQELEDRKKTILKSITEQGKLTPELQLQIENCEDATILEDLYLPFKVKRKTKAVIALENGLGPLVEIVKTARTGNPTEIVYPFLKGDICTQKEALDGVQYIIAEEITENTAYRALVRKHLQDYGTVSSTVKDTEHKEATKFEIYHEFQCNLKRIKPYQILALNRGESLGVLSVKITGDSEFLLQQIIQQEKVSSNLLFEETWHGGIKLGLNRYLYPSLEREIRSNLTEVSDKHAITIFAQNLKSLLMQPPLAGHIVMGIDPGFASGCKIAVINELGTYLEGDVMYPTPPKKATQDAEKIMLRLIYRYQVTLIAIGNGTASRETEVFVASVIQKNNLPIQYLITSEAGASVYSVSTIAQKEFPKLDATERGNISIARRVLDPLAELIKIDPKSIGVGLYQHDVNQRLLEQELAAVVESCVNEVGVELNSASAALLSYVSGLTTRVAENIVAYRETNGKFKNRTELKLVKGVGEKAFEQSAGFLRIRDGNEPLDNTAIHPESYPKVYQLAEVLKQTKTELPRIALALSQQKEPERVKLCTALDLDTHTLNLIQENLAKPGRDPRESISKPVLRSDVLKPEDLHTGMTLNGTVRNVVDFGAFVDIGLKNDALLHISKIQLNKRITKPMDVLKTGQVLQVIIDSIDLEKNRISLAWDGKLAEVSQ
- a CDS encoding PepSY-like domain-containing protein, translating into MKKTVILLSVMFTVLSANAQKISDKEVPAVVKSALQKNYPNAKELKWEKEKGNYEAEFEVNETDYSLLIDASGNILETEIEIKVDALPAKVKDYITKNYAGQKIKEATKITSSKGVVTYEAEVKGKDLIFDSNGNFIKEEPENDND
- a CDS encoding TolC family protein, yielding MAKAFTQNKPEFIDTSFVQIKIDYTDYLALVGKNNLNYAAQKFNINIANAQIETAKIFPDPQIIFGYFDNGQRRMNMGYGFNSGLNWTLELGGKRKARINLANSQAELAHYLLQDYFRNLRADATLGFLAAMKDNLLLDILSNSYLQMSKLAQSDSIRFKLASITQVDARQSKLEAGMMLNNVYQADAQFKNSLISLWLLLGVKQTDTLFLPQGDFSKFERNFILSDLVITAQNNRADLSVALQNKNISQHILQLAKANRIIDLGIATGITYSSYDRNIIAPTPSYAQVGIGISVPLKFSNNHPGELKTAYYSSLQAETQYRQIELQIQDEVVQAYFNYLSMQKQVQQFNTGLLTEAQAVLDGKIYSYKRGETSLLEVLNAQRTFNEVQQDYYQTLYSYAAALVELERAAGIWDINF
- a CDS encoding YbaB/EbfC family nucleoid-associated protein codes for the protein MNFADMFGKVSQMQQDMEKAKAHLDEIFVEAEAGGNMVHVKMSASKKVKQITINQELLTSGDKEGLEDLLCTALNKALTLAEERHQQEMGHFTQNILGDMNLPNIPGLNLGNLGL
- a CDS encoding HAMP domain-containing histidine kinase, with product MGSVKLLNRTFFVYIVSSIIVLLVAAPIFYFSMVYLYINDIDETLHLYKKEFKHYYLPNFKQSEIESWNKYNRDMKIEPSDIYTNQHTAYFYKDFFDVLDDEKEPYRVMQSPIVIENKPYIFTARISLVETEDLIESIAVVFVVLIGLLLGVLIFVTNRFSKKIWQPFHSTLEKLKSFDLTTRQGISFDKTNIKEFEELNQSLQKLIDKNISVYNQQKTFIENASHELQTPLAILKSKLNLLLQNKNITSEQAELLTAIDLPLARMTRINKNLLLLAKIENKQFSEVETIELTEVINETLELLSDYITTKQIIVDKGSSTSSGQAFAEKLSVVCNKTLLEILVSNLLINSIIHNSENGKINISTSFSADIDFPNKTLTVSNTGKTALNNEKLFERFAVASSQNTNSGLGLAIVKEICNRYQWQISYAFENGFHSFTIKFL
- a CDS encoding PorT family protein, producing MKQITNILIAFCCCSFVFAQNKPETQNPKQNTEIDTTTKFRNTLFKSGSVLWGIKAGFSLSNIYGSDIDYVFANNETNFQPAFHLGIWVDTKIEKHLYLKHELLFNQKGAGVTLTDSINGNYSAQFKTYYLDFFPISPTLYFKGVQIYTGPYISALIDAQINRKDETGKTFIDHSIFGNPSQFEDKSKYLQKMDFGIEVGLAYQLPYSLSIGAKYTHGFFDIFQSANGYIISGNKHEIKIYNRAFWLSVSYLFNGKRKIE